In Phoenix dactylifera cultivar Barhee BC4 chromosome 11, palm_55x_up_171113_PBpolish2nd_filt_p, whole genome shotgun sequence, the following are encoded in one genomic region:
- the LOC103715028 gene encoding SUPPRESSOR OF GAMMA RESPONSE 1 isoform X2, giving the protein MAGPSWLIDSRRIATKIKNASEPVDSSRYKWMSNPTKACPRCNHIIDNSDVVQEWPGLPRGVKFDPSDQELLWHLLAKVGKGDAKPHPFINEFIPTVEEDDGICYTHPQKLPGVKQDGSMSHFFHRTFKAYTTGTRKRRKINSDDLGDVRWHKTGKTKPVIIDGKHLGCKKIMVLYVSSVKGEKSEKTNWVMHQYHLGTGEDEKDGEYVVSKIFYQQSKPGDKNGLDPTLEIMKTVVADVDLVADPKSVSSECHVGKQDLVHSPEQTSDQVKMYYENRVEEHNAQLECEKFNDQDNHPTEDTKWWEGESQFLLDSQQLAEGIAICDEFLQSQSSCGGDEAKKSRPCLSDYAHMGVEDLKKDLEACQNLSNNDHTNIELDTPPDFRLSQLEFGSQDSFLAWGGSKLAD; this is encoded by the exons ATGGCCGG ACCATCATGGCTGATTGACAGCAGAAGAATTGCTACAAAGATAAAAAATGCATCTGAACCAGTGGATTCTAGCAGATACAAATGGATGAGTAACCCAACTAAGGCTTGCCCGAGGTGCAACCACATAATAGATAATAGCGAT GTTGTCCAGGAATGGCCCGGCTTACCTAGAGGGGTGAAATTTGATCCATCTGATCAAGAGTTGCTCTGGCATTTGCTGGCAAAAGTTGGAAAAGGGGATGCAAAACCTCATCCTTTCATCAATGAGTTCATTCCAACtgttgaggaagatgatggaatATGTTACACCCATCCTCAGAAACTACCAG GAGTCAAGCAAGATGGAAGCATGTCCCACTTTTTCCATAGAACTTTCAAGGCATATACAACTGGTACTCGAAAGCGTCGAAAGATAAATAGTGATGACCTTGGGGATGTCCGCTGGCACAAGACTGGGAAGACCAAACCTGTAATAATTGATGGAAAACACCTAGGTTGTAAGAAAATAATGGTTCTGTATGTGAGCAGTGTAAAGGGTGAGAAATCTGAGAAGACAAATTGGGTAATGCACCAATACCACCTTGGCACAGGAGAGGACGAGAAGGATGGCGAGTATGTTGTCTCGAAAATATTCTATCAGCAGTCCAAGCCTGGTGATAAGAATGGACTAGACCCGACCCTGGAGATTATGAAAACTGTTGTTGCAGATGTAGACCTTGTAGCTGATCCTAAATCAGTTTCCTCTGAATGTCATGTTGGTAAGCAAGATCTTGTTCATAGCCCTGAGCAGACATCTGATCAG GTAAAGATGTACTATGAGAACAGAGTTGAAGAACATAATGCACAACTTGAATGTGAAAAGTTTAATGATCAAGATAACCACCCAACTGAAGATACAAAATGGTGGGAGGGTGAATCGCAGTTTTTGTTAGATTCTCAGCAGCTAGCAGAAGGAATTGCAATTTGTGATGAGTTTCTTCAGAGTCAGTCATCATGTGGTGGGGATGAAGCAAAAAAGAGCAGACCTTGCTTATCAGATTATGCTCACATGGGTGTAGAGGACTTGAAAAAGGATTTAGAAGCATGCCAAAATCTGAGCAATAATGATCACACAAACATTGAACTCGATACACCCCCAGATTTTCGACTAAGCCAACTT GAGTTTGGATCCCAGGACAGCTTTCTGGCTTGGGGTGGGAGCAAACTTGCAGACTGA
- the LOC103715030 gene encoding protein RSI-1-like translates to MASKHSRVSYSLLVLLLLALCFVGSVHAGLKPSDCQPRCEFRCSATSHKKPCMFFCLKCCAQCLCVPPGTYGNKQACPCYNNWKTKEGGSKCP, encoded by the exons ATGGCATCAAAGCATTCTCGTGTCTCCTACTCACTGCTGGTGCTCCTTCTGCTCGCATTGTGCTTCGTTGGG AGCGTGCATGCAGGGCTGAAGCCTTCAG ATTGCCAACCGAGATGCGAATTCCGGTGCTCGGCGACGTCGCACAAGAAGCCATGCATGTTCTTCTGCCTCAAATGCTGCGCGCAGTGCCTGTGCGTGCCGCCTGGCACCTACGGCAACAAGCAGGCGTGCCCTTGCTACAACAACTGGAAGACGAAGGAAGGTGGCTCCAAGTGCCCCTAG
- the LOC103715028 gene encoding SUPPRESSOR OF GAMMA RESPONSE 1 isoform X1 gives MRGLLCRPSWLIDSRRIATKIKNASEPVDSSRYKWMSNPTKACPRCNHIIDNSDVVQEWPGLPRGVKFDPSDQELLWHLLAKVGKGDAKPHPFINEFIPTVEEDDGICYTHPQKLPGVKQDGSMSHFFHRTFKAYTTGTRKRRKINSDDLGDVRWHKTGKTKPVIIDGKHLGCKKIMVLYVSSVKGEKSEKTNWVMHQYHLGTGEDEKDGEYVVSKIFYQQSKPGDKNGLDPTLEIMKTVVADVDLVADPKSVSSECHVGKQDLVHSPEQTSDQVKMYYENRVEEHNAQLECEKFNDQDNHPTEDTKWWEGESQFLLDSQQLAEGIAICDEFLQSQSSCGGDEAKKSRPCLSDYAHMGVEDLKKDLEACQNLSNNDHTNIELDTPPDFRLSQLEFGSQDSFLAWGGSKLAD, from the exons ATGCGAGGACTGTTGTGCCG ACCATCATGGCTGATTGACAGCAGAAGAATTGCTACAAAGATAAAAAATGCATCTGAACCAGTGGATTCTAGCAGATACAAATGGATGAGTAACCCAACTAAGGCTTGCCCGAGGTGCAACCACATAATAGATAATAGCGAT GTTGTCCAGGAATGGCCCGGCTTACCTAGAGGGGTGAAATTTGATCCATCTGATCAAGAGTTGCTCTGGCATTTGCTGGCAAAAGTTGGAAAAGGGGATGCAAAACCTCATCCTTTCATCAATGAGTTCATTCCAACtgttgaggaagatgatggaatATGTTACACCCATCCTCAGAAACTACCAG GAGTCAAGCAAGATGGAAGCATGTCCCACTTTTTCCATAGAACTTTCAAGGCATATACAACTGGTACTCGAAAGCGTCGAAAGATAAATAGTGATGACCTTGGGGATGTCCGCTGGCACAAGACTGGGAAGACCAAACCTGTAATAATTGATGGAAAACACCTAGGTTGTAAGAAAATAATGGTTCTGTATGTGAGCAGTGTAAAGGGTGAGAAATCTGAGAAGACAAATTGGGTAATGCACCAATACCACCTTGGCACAGGAGAGGACGAGAAGGATGGCGAGTATGTTGTCTCGAAAATATTCTATCAGCAGTCCAAGCCTGGTGATAAGAATGGACTAGACCCGACCCTGGAGATTATGAAAACTGTTGTTGCAGATGTAGACCTTGTAGCTGATCCTAAATCAGTTTCCTCTGAATGTCATGTTGGTAAGCAAGATCTTGTTCATAGCCCTGAGCAGACATCTGATCAG GTAAAGATGTACTATGAGAACAGAGTTGAAGAACATAATGCACAACTTGAATGTGAAAAGTTTAATGATCAAGATAACCACCCAACTGAAGATACAAAATGGTGGGAGGGTGAATCGCAGTTTTTGTTAGATTCTCAGCAGCTAGCAGAAGGAATTGCAATTTGTGATGAGTTTCTTCAGAGTCAGTCATCATGTGGTGGGGATGAAGCAAAAAAGAGCAGACCTTGCTTATCAGATTATGCTCACATGGGTGTAGAGGACTTGAAAAAGGATTTAGAAGCATGCCAAAATCTGAGCAATAATGATCACACAAACATTGAACTCGATACACCCCCAGATTTTCGACTAAGCCAACTT GAGTTTGGATCCCAGGACAGCTTTCTGGCTTGGGGTGGGAGCAAACTTGCAGACTGA